From the genome of Paracidovorax avenae:
CCGCGCAGATGTATGCGGATCCGGATCTGCGCGGCGCCTGCGACGCGGCCGCCGATGCCCTGCTGGAGGCATCGGCCCAGGCCTAGCGCCTGGCGCGCAGCGCGCGCATCACCACGTCCAGCATGCCGGCGCCGCCGGGCGCGGTCTGGCTGCCGAGCAGGCGCTCTGCGAGCCGCGCGAAGTTGTCCGGTGCCGTCTCTCCGCGCAGGATGGCCTCGGCGAAGCGGCCGGACAGATTGCTGCCGCCCAGCCGGGCGGCCCTTTCGATGTGCTCCCGGGCGGCGGCTTCGTCCTGCCGGAGGGCGAGTACCACCGCCAGGCCCCCATGGCTTTCCCCGAAGTTGCGGTCCAGGGCCAGGGCCTGCTCGAAACTCGCCAGGGCACCATCGAGGTCGTGCTGCACCAGTTGCGCCCAGCCGAGGCCGTGCCAGGTTCCGATATGGCCCGGCATGGCGGAGAGGGCCGCGTGGAACTGTTGCACCGCGCCCGCCACGTCGCCGGCCAGCATGTGCGCGAAGGCCAGCGCGGAGCGCGCGCGGCCGTCGCCGGGCTGCCGCTCCAGGGCAGCCTGCGCATAGGCGCCGGCCGTGGCGGCGTCCGCGTCGCCCAGCGCCAGGGACGCACGGGTGACCAGCGCCTCGGTCGTGACCGCTTCGGCCCCGGCGGCCAGGGCCCGCTCCGCCCAGCGGGTGGCATCGGCCAACTGCTCGGCATCGAGCGCCGCCAGCCCGGCGATGCCGGCTGAGGCCGGCGCCAGGGCGCCGGCCTGCTCGCGCGAGGCCGCCCAGCGCACCGCGCGCTCGATGTCGCCCGCGCGGTGCAGCGCCCTCAGCCACAGGACGTCCATCGCTGGCGGCGTGGCCGCCCCCTGCCCCGCCAGAAGTGCATCCATGCGCGGCGCCAGGCGCTCCACGCATTCCGCATGGCGGCCCTCCTGGAAATCGGCGAAGGCGAGGTTGTGCAGCACGGCATCGGCGAAGGCCTGCGGCGTGCCCGGCAGCGACTGCATGGCAACCAGGCTGCGGCGTGCGCTGTCCATGTCGCCCCGGGCCAGTGCCGCTTCCGACTCCCGCAGCAGCCAGGCCAGCGAATCCGGCCAGAGGGCGCGCGCGTGGCGCAGGTGGAATTCCGCGCGGTCCCATGCGCCGCACAGCAAGGCCGCGGAGAACGCCTCCGCCAGCAGGGATTCGTTGGCGGGGTCGTCGCGCAGGTAGGTTTCCAGGCGGTCCAGCCGCGCGAGCTGGGGGGATGCGTCGGGTGAAAGGGCAGAAGAAGTCATGGAATCAATGGTCGGAAAGTCCGCGAAAAGGGGTACGCGCCCGGTGGGAAAGCCCGGCTACCAGGCCACATCGCAGGGCGGGGCCTGGGCCAGCGCGTCGCGCAGGCGAGCCAGGCCCCGGCGGTGCAGCTGCGATATCCGGCTGCGCGACACCTCCAGCAGGCATGCCACCTCGTCGAAGGGCATGCCGTGCAGGTAGTGGCAGCGGATCACCCGCCGTTCCTGCTCGGGCAGGCGCTGGACGAGATCGCGCAGCAGGGCCTGCCAGTGCTGCTGCTCACGCTTGCGGAAGTAGATTACCTCGGGCGACAGGTCCTGGGGCGCATCCTCGGGCTCCCCGCTGCCGATCATGCCCGTGCCTTCCAGCAGCACGCCGAGCGCCAGGCCGATGCCGACTTCGGCCAGGCAGGCCAGCAGATCCTGAGCGGAACGCCCGGCCCCGGCAGGGCTGGCGGGCTCCTGGACGCCTTGCTGCGCCAGGCCCGCCGACTCCACCGCGGCCTCCAGCCGGTCGCGCTCCAGGCGCGTGCGCAGGGCGGACTGCTGGGCGGTTTCCGTGAATCGCTCGAGCCCGCTCAGGATTGCGCCGCGGATGCGGTGCGTGGCGTAGGTGCGGAAATGGGCGCCCTGGTCCGGCTGGTAGCGGTCCACGGCCTCCATGAGCCCGATGCAGGCCAGTTGCTGGTAGTCGGCGAATTCCACGCCATCGTGGTAGCGCGACTTGAAGCTGACGGCCGCGAGCATGCGCGCATACGGTAGATAGTGCTCGATCAGCGCGGCCCTGGCCGCTGCGTCGCCCTGCTCCCGCCAGCGCAGCCACAGCGCCGCCTCGCCCTCGGGCGATAGCGGGGCAGCGGGTGCGGCCAGGGAGCCGGCGCAGGACTGCATGGCCGCGGCTGCCTCAATGGAAGCTGCCGACCAGGGCCTTGAGCAGCAGGCTCCAGCCGTCGATCAGGATGAACATGAGGATCTTGACCGGCAGCGCGATCGTCGTCGGCGGCATCATCATCATGCCCAGCGCCATGAGCACGCTGGAGACGATCAGGTCGATGAGCAGGAACGGCAGGAACACCACGAAGCCGATCTGGAAGGCGGCCCGCAGCTCCGAGAGCATGAAGGCCGGGATCAATTGCACGTTGCTGATGTCGTCCATGGATTGCGGCGGCGGCGCCTTGGACAGTTCCACCATCAGCGCGAGGTCCTGCTCGCGGGTCTGGCGCACCATGAAATCGCGCAGCGGTGCGATGCCCTTGTTCAGGCCCTGCTCCATGCCCAGCTTGCCCGACATGAACGGCTGCAGCGCTTCACGGTTCACCTGTTCCAGCACGGGGGACATGGTGAAGAGCGTGAGGAACAGCGCCAGGCCGATCAGCACGGTATTGGGAGGCGTCTCGTTCATGCCGATCGCATGCCGCAGCATCGACAGCACCACGATGATGCGCAGGAAACTGGTGATGCACACGAGCAGCGCCGGCAGCACGGCCAGCACGGTGAGCCCGATCACGATGCGCACGGCCTGCGAGGTGTCCGACCCGCCCAGCCATGCCGCCGCGGGAGCCTGCTGCGCCGCCGCGGCGCCACAGGCCCCGAGCAGCAGGGCCAGGGCGCCCCCCGCACACAGCGCGTTGCGCACGCGGCCCCGGATCCCGGCGAAGGAAGAAGGCTGCAGCCGGCTCAAGATGGCACCTCCGCCGCCAGCGGATCCGGGCGGCCGGGATCGGCCGCCCCGGGCGCAGGCGCTTCCGACAGCACGGAGATCGATTGCGGCGCGCAGCCGACCAGCAGGCGGCGCCCCTGCCATTGCACCTCGTGCAGGCTGTGCTGGGGCGTGAGGCGCGTGCTGGAAACCAGTTCCACGGACCTTCCGGAGCGTTGCTGCACGCGGGCCATCCAGCGGCCCAGCGATCCCCGGGCCGCGGGCGACGGTGGCGTTCCGCTCGGGGCACGGTGCTTGCGCCATGCGACCACGCTGAGCGCGATCAGGAAGACGAACAGCCCCATCCAGGCCAGCTCCGCCGCGGGTACCGGCGCGCCCGCCCCTTCGGGCTCCCGGCGCAGCGGGATCGATTCCGGCAATGCCATGGCGTCAGGCGGCCGAGGGCTGCAGGCTCAGAGGCGCGGGTAGCTCGGTGAGCTTCACGGCGAACCGGTCGCCCACGGCCACCAGCAGTCCGCGTGCCACCACCTGCCCTTCCAGCACGAGGTCCACGGCCTGGTCCACGCCGCGGTCCAGCACCAGGACCTGCTGCGCCTGGGCCGCGAGCAGATCGCCGACCGTCACGGTGGCGGAACCGACGCAGACCTGCAGCGTGGTCCGGACCTGGTGCAAGGGCTGGAAGCTGGGGAGCAGCGGCTCCGTGGCCGCGGTGGCCGCGGTGGCCGCGGTGGCTGCGGGTTCGGCGAGCGGTGGGAGCGCGATGGGCTGCACCTGCGGCGTGTCGTTGGACGGGGCCGGGGTGGGCGCAGTGCCCGGGATCGAGGAGGATTGCGGCATACGAAGAAGACAAAGGCGGAAAAAGCGGGAAACGGGTCAGGAGGCTTCGGGATGGAGTTCGACCGCCAGATGCCCTCCGGACTGGCCGAGCCAGGCCGCGCACAGCGGTTTCGCGGGCTCCAGGCCGCCAGCCGAAAGCCGGGCGGCCGCGGGAGCCGCCAGCGGGTGGTCGAGCGCGATCACGTCGCCCACGGCCAGCGACTGCAGCTGCCCGAGGCTCAGGGTGAGCGGCTGCAGGTGGATGTGCATCGCCACGCGATGGCCGCGCAGGGCCTGGTCGAGCGGCGCCAGCGCGGCGCGCGGGGTGGCCGGCCCCTGCCCGGTGCGAGCTGCACAGCCGGAGGACGGAGGTTCGTGCCGGCCCAGCAGTGCCTGCACGCAGTCGCCGTCCAGGCGCCAGGCCCAGGATTTACCGCCCCAGGGAAACAGCACGGCCAATGCGCCGGACCAGGCGGCAGGTGCCTCGGCAGCGTCACGGGATTCGCGTGCTTCGGGGGCCAGTCCCGCCAGCGCGGACTGCAGGGCTGACCAGGCCTGTGCAGCGATGTCGGCGGCCATGTCCGGACCCTCCGCCGCGCCGGACGCCGGGGCGTCGCCGAACAGCCACCCGCGCAGCACCTGCGAGGCGGCGGCGCAGCCCAACGCACCCGGGGCCATGGCGGCCTCCACGACCTGCACCGGCGCTTCCACCAGTCCCCAGTCGCGGCACCATGCGCCATAGGCAGCCTGGCAGGCATCGCGGACCACCGCCTGCCGGGCGGCGCTCCAGGCGCGCAGCGGCCTGGCCTGCGTGCGCGAGGCTTCCGGCGACAGCCACTCCCCGGCCTGCGGCGGCCGATCCGTCCTGGCATCCATGGCTTAGCGGCTCTTCATGGAAAAAAGCTCCTGCAGCATCTCGTTGGCGGTCGAGATGACCTGGGAGCTGGCCTGGTAGCCGCGCTGCATGATGACGAGGTCGCTGAACTCCTGCGACAGATCGACGTTCGAGATCTCGATGTAGCCGGAACGCACCGAACCGAAGGCGCCACCGGCCACGCCCGTGTGCCAGGCACTGCCGTCGAGCGCTTCGAATTGGTTGTCGCCGGCGGCCCCCACGGCGTCGCTGGTGTCGAAGCGGCCCAGGGACAGCCGCGCGCCCTTGGCGGTCTGCCCGTTCGCATAGGTCAGGACCAGGGTCCCGGTGGCATCGAAGGATGCGGAGCTCAGCTCGGCCGGCGCGAAGCCGTCCTGCGAGGCGAATGCGAGGGTGGACAGCGTGCCCGACGCGAAGGAGGTGACGTCCGCGCTGAAGTCGAGCGTCAGCGGCACGGCGGCCTGCCCCGCCGGCGTGTACGTGAACGACAGCTTGGACGTGGCCGCGGTGGGCTTGCCGTCCTGGAAGATCAGCTGGCTGGTGCCGACCAGCGTGCTGCCGTCCATCAGTTCGACCTTCCAGCTGCCCGGCGTGGTGCTGTTGGTATTGGTCAGCTTGACGCTCAGCAGGTGCTCACCGCCCGCGGCGTCGTACACGCGCACGCCGCTCACGGTCTGGTCGGTGCCGGAGCTCGACAGGTTGCCGGTGAACTTGGCCACCGCCGTCGCCTTGCCGGCGGAGGTCTTCAGGTTGGCGATGCTGATTTCCGAGGGGGAGCCGTCCGCGCCGACGCCCATCACCTTCGCGCCGGTGCCCTGGGTGACGAGCGTGCCGTCGCGGTTGAACTGGAACTGGCCCGCGCGCGTGTAGCGGATGCTGCCGTCGGCCCCCTTGAGCATGAACATGCCCTGGCCGTCGATGGCGAGGTCCAGGCCGTTGCCCGTCTGCCGCAGTTCCCCGGATTTGAAGGACATCGACGTGCCCATGGTGCTCACGCCGTAGCCCATCTGGCCGAACTGCCGCCCGGCGTAGCCGCCGCCGGCATAGAAGGCATCCGAGAAGCGCAGCGAAGAGCTCTTGAACCCGGGGGTGTTGAGGTTGGTGGTGTTGTTGGCGATCACCCGCAGCCCGCGCGAGAAGCTGGAGAGGCCCGTCATGCCGACGTAGATGGACTCGATCATGGAAACTCCTTGGATTCCTGGGAGAAAGCGGGTGCTCAGCGCACGGCCAGGATCTGGCTCAGGCTGATGTCCTGCAGGGTGGAGCCGGCGCTGGTGCGCAGCGTGATCAGCGGCGACTCTCCCGACAGCGACAGCGACACCACGGTGCCCGTCAGAGTGCCGCTGGTGGAGCTCACATCCACAGTGCGCCCGATCAGCCCGACCGATTGCAGCGCGGCCTGGTTGCCGATCAGCGTGGCGATCTTGCTGTTGAGCTGCTGCGTCTGCTCCAGGCTCGTGAACTGGGCCATCTGGGCCATGAACTGCTGGTTGTCCATCGGCTTCATGGGGTCCTGGTAGGTGAGCTGGGTCAGCAGGATCTTCATGAAGTCCTCCTGGCCCAGCGCGTTGGCGCGCAGGCTGGGGGTCGCGCTGCTGATGCCGTTGATGCTCATGGGTTGCCCTCCTGGAAAATGGAAGAAGAAAAAACGTTGCGCGCACGCGGCGCGATGCGCTGCGCGGCGGTGGAAAACACATCGGTGAAGCGGGACGGCCCGGCGGCCTGCCGCGAAGCCGGCGCAAAGGCATCGAACACCACGCGGCCATTGCAGACCACGCGCACCAGCCGCTGTCCCTGCTCGCGCAGGGCGCGCTCCAGCGAAGGAACCACGGCGGCGGCCTGGAAGCCGACCTGGTCCGCGGTGCCGTCCATCCCGAGCCAGAGCTGCGCGCCCGCATCGGACCATTGGGCATGCACCCGCATGCCGGTGGAACGCTGCGTTTCGGCAGGCAGGGACCGTGCGGCGCCAGGCGCAGCGCCCGATGCCGTACGGCCGCTGTGCTCCGCCGGACCGTCGCCGGACTCCATGGGCGCGGACGTGGAAGCAGCCGCCAGTGCCGCCGGCAGCGGGACCGCCAGAGGACGCACGCCATCCGGCCGCCAGGCAGGCGCCATCGCACGGTCCACGATGGCTGCCGCCCTTTCCACGGCGCCGCTGCCGATGGCCGCCGTGGCCTGGTCAGCGGCAGCGATTCCTGCGGATGCCGCAGCGCCGCGGCCCGCCAACGCACTGGCGAGGGGCATGGGCGCGGATGCGCCGGCCAGGGCCGGATGCGGCCATGGGTCGCCGCCGGCACCCGGGGCAGGCGCCGCACGCATGCCGTCGCTCCCGCCCCGGTCCGGCATACCCAGGGCACCGCCATCGGAATGCCTCGGTCCGGCGACGCCACCGGCGACCGCAGAACGGTCGGCGGATACGGTGCCCGGAGCATCCGCCCCGGCCCGCGGGGATGCCTCCCCGGAGGCCGATGCAGGCATGCTGCCGCGGTTGGCCGGGGGCACCGGCATCGCCCGGTACGCCGCTGGCAGGCCACTGGCCGCGCGCGCAGCGGATGGCATCGCGGTGGGCAGGCCCTGGGACGGCCGGGCCGCCGCGCCGGAGAGCTGCGACATGGCCGCCGGGGCGAAAGGCTGGAACCATCCAGCCAGCTGGGCGCGCTCCATCTCGCGCAGCCACGCCTGCCGCAAGGCAGGTGACAGCCCCGGCGGTTCGCGACCTTCGGCCGCATCCCGCCCACCGCGTGCGCCCGGGCCTGCCAGCAGGCCCGCCATGGCCGAGTCGATGCCGGTCATTCCATCACCTCCGGCGCGTGGTTGGACGATGCGGCGCGCAGCGCCATCCGGCCAATCCAGTCGCGGTCCGCTTCCGCGGCCGCCAGGCGGACCGCTTCCAGTGCGTAGTCGCGCACGGCATCCGCGCGGTGCTCCTGCAGCCCGTCGATCGTGCGCTGCTGGGCGATGCACTCGGCCTTCAGCGCCACCCGCTGCGCGTGCAGCGCTTCGAGTTCGCGGGTGTGGTCCGCGATGCGGCGGCGCGCATCCGCCAGATAGGCGAGCCCGCGCTGGTGCAGGCGGGGGTCCAGCCTCACCTGCATCCACTGCTGCATCTGCTGCGCCTGGGCATCGAACTGCGCCTGCAACTCGCGGCCCTGCTCCACCGCCCTTGCGATGTCCTGCAGCAACCGGGCCAGCCGGGCTTCCAGGCGCTCGAGCTGCCACTCCTGCTTGCGCAGATAGGGCTCCAGCGGATAGGTGAAGCCGCGCAGGTCCACGGAAGCCGGCGCGGGGGCCGCGGTCCGCGTCATTGCCGGCCTCCCTTGGCCGCGGCTCCCAGCGAGTAGCTGAACTTGTGCGGCATGTTCTGCGTGGCTGGCGCAGCCGGTCTCGCGGTGGGCGCCGAGGGCACCGGGGTGGCCGCCAGAGGCCGGTCGGGCCACAGCAGCGCACGCAGGGCGCGCAGGCCCTCCGCGCGCGGCACGCCCCCTTCCTGCTGGCACAGCCATGCCTGCAGCCCGGGAGCGAGCGCCAGCGCCTGGTCCAGCTCGGGATTCGCGCCCTTTTCGTACGCGCCGATGTCCACCAACTGGCGGTTGCGGTGCAGCAGCGCCAGATGGCGCACCGCGTCGGAGACCAGCTCCCGCTCCTCGGCGGTGGCCAGGTCCGGCAGCAGCCGGCTCGCGCTGCGCAGCACATCGATGGCGGGGTAGCGCCCCTCGTGCGCGATGTCGCGCGACAGCACGACGTGCCCATCCAGGATGGAGCGCAGGCTGTCGGCGATGGGTTCGTTCATGTCGTCGCCCTCCACTAGGACGGTGAGCAGCGCCGTGATGGCCCCGCCCGAAGGGGCCGTCCCGCACCGCTCGCACAACTGGGGCAGCTCCGCGAACACGGATGGCGTGTAGCCGCGGGCGGTGGGCGGCTCGCCGGCCGCCAGGCCCACCTCGCGCCGGGCCATGGCCAGGCGGGTGACCGAATCCATGGTGAGCAGCACCTGCTGCCCCGCGTCGCGGAAGTACTCCGCGATGGTCACGGCGGCATGCGCCGCGCGGATCCGCGCCAGCGCGGGCTGGTCGGAGGTCGCAACGACGACCACCGAGCGCTTCAGGCCTTCGCCCAGCTGCTTGTCGATGAACTCCTTCACCTCCCGGCCACGCTCGCCGATGAGCGCGATCACGTTGACGTCGGCGCTGACGTGCCGGGCGATCATGCCCAGCAGCGTGCTCTTGCCCACCCCGCTGCCCGCGAAGATGCCCACGCGCTGCCCCTGGCCCAGGGTCAGCAGCCCGTCGAGGGAGCGCACGCCCGTCTGCAGCACCTGGTGGATGCGTGGGCGCTGCAGGGGATTGAGTGGCCGCGCATGCAGGGGACGCTGCAGCGGCGCGACCGGGTCGGGCAGGCCATCGAGCGCATGCCCGAAGCCGTCGATCACCCGGCCCAGCAGACCCGGACCCACCCCGAAATCCGACCGGCGGCCGAGCGCGACCACCTCCGCCCCTGCAGCCACGCCCTGCAGGCTGCCGTAGGGCATCAGCGTGAGACGGTCGCCGCTCAGGCCGACCACCTCGGCCAGCACGCCGCTGCCGGTACGCCCGTTGTCCGCGGAGCCGGAGCGCGGCTGGATACGGCACAACTCGCCCACGGTCGCATCGGGGCCCTGGGATTCGATGGCCAGTCCCTGCATATGGCGCACCCAGCCGATGCGCCGCGTCAATTCGGCGTCGCGCACGGCATCCCGGTAGGACGCAAATCCTGCCAGCGGGGTGGGCAACCGGGCGTTCATGCCGCTTCCCCGCCCGCGATGCCATCGGCGCCGGCGGCCTGCTGCCGGCGTCCGGCCCGCGTCTCGGCCAGGCGGGCCGCCAGGGCCTGCAGCTGCCGCTCCAGCCGGGCATCCAGCGCGCCTTCTGCCGAGCGCAAGAGACAGCCTCCCATGCGGACCTCGGGGTCGGCCACCCAGCGCACGCTCTCGCGGCCGGCATCGAACCCACGCGACGCCAGCACCTCCAGCGTGGCGGCATCCTCCCTGAGCATCGCCGCGTCGTCCGGGTGCAGGTGCACGCTCAGCGGATGCCGCCCGTGCCACGCCTCCAGGGAACGAGCCAGCAGTTCCCGTGCGCCGTCGCGGGTGACGGCACGGTCTCCGGCGATGCGGCAGACGGCTTCGAAGACGATGTCCAGCATGTCGTCCTCGGCGCCCTGGAGGAACCGCACCCACTCCTGCGCGAGCTGTCCGCCCAGCTGTTCCAGGCGTTCGGTGCGCCGGGCCACCTCCTGCGCGGCGGACTGCCGCTCCTGCGCCTCGCCGTGCTTCTGTGCCTGCTCCGAGGCGCGCAACTGTTCCATCGCCTCGCGCACCTGTCCGGCCACCACATCGCGGGCCAGCACCTCTGCCCGCGCCTGGATGTCTTCGTCCACCATGCGGCGCCCCTCGGCCAGGCCTTGCGCATGCCCTGCGCGCCGTCCCTCTTCCTTCCATTGGGCCTGCAGGCGGGCGAGGTCCTGTGCCGGGACTTCGGCGGCGGGAAAGCCGTCGGGAACACCGTCGGGGGTGGCCGCGGAAGGCATGG
Proteins encoded in this window:
- a CDS encoding tetratricopeptide repeat protein, whose protein sequence is MTSSALSPDASPQLARLDRLETYLRDDPANESLLAEAFSAALLCGAWDRAEFHLRHARALWPDSLAWLLRESEAALARGDMDSARRSLVAMQSLPGTPQAFADAVLHNLAFADFQEGRHAECVERLAPRMDALLAGQGAATPPAMDVLWLRALHRAGDIERAVRWAASREQAGALAPASAGIAGLAALDAEQLADATRWAERALAAGAEAVTTEALVTRASLALGDADAATAGAYAQAALERQPGDGRARSALAFAHMLAGDVAGAVQQFHAALSAMPGHIGTWHGLGWAQLVQHDLDGALASFEQALALDRNFGESHGGLAVVLALRQDEAAAREHIERAARLGGSNLSGRFAEAILRGETAPDNFARLAERLLGSQTAPGGAGMLDVVMRALRARR
- a CDS encoding sigma-70 family RNA polymerase sigma factor, which encodes MQSCAGSLAAPAAPLSPEGEAALWLRWREQGDAAARAALIEHYLPYARMLAAVSFKSRYHDGVEFADYQQLACIGLMEAVDRYQPDQGAHFRTYATHRIRGAILSGLERFTETAQQSALRTRLERDRLEAAVESAGLAQQGVQEPASPAGAGRSAQDLLACLAEVGIGLALGVLLEGTGMIGSGEPEDAPQDLSPEVIYFRKREQQHWQALLRDLVQRLPEQERRVIRCHYLHGMPFDEVACLLEVSRSRISQLHRRGLARLRDALAQAPPCDVAW
- the fliP gene encoding flagellar type III secretion system pore protein FliP (The bacterial flagellar biogenesis protein FliP forms a type III secretion system (T3SS)-type pore required for flagellar assembly.), coding for MSRLQPSSFAGIRGRVRNALCAGGALALLLGACGAAAAQQAPAAAWLGGSDTSQAVRIVIGLTVLAVLPALLVCITSFLRIIVVLSMLRHAIGMNETPPNTVLIGLALFLTLFTMSPVLEQVNREALQPFMSGKLGMEQGLNKGIAPLRDFMVRQTREQDLALMVELSKAPPPQSMDDISNVQLIPAFMLSELRAAFQIGFVVFLPFLLIDLIVSSVLMALGMMMMPPTTIALPVKILMFILIDGWSLLLKALVGSFH
- a CDS encoding flagellar biosynthetic protein FliO; translated protein: MALPESIPLRREPEGAGAPVPAAELAWMGLFVFLIALSVVAWRKHRAPSGTPPSPAARGSLGRWMARVQQRSGRSVELVSSTRLTPQHSLHEVQWQGRRLLVGCAPQSISVLSEAPAPGAADPGRPDPLAAEVPS
- a CDS encoding FliM/FliN family flagellar motor switch protein yields the protein MPQSSSIPGTAPTPAPSNDTPQVQPIALPPLAEPAATAATAATAATEPLLPSFQPLHQVRTTLQVCVGSATVTVGDLLAAQAQQVLVLDRGVDQAVDLVLEGQVVARGLLVAVGDRFAVKLTELPAPLSLQPSAA
- a CDS encoding FliM/FliN family flagellar motor switch protein, which gives rise to MDARTDRPPQAGEWLSPEASRTQARPLRAWSAARQAVVRDACQAAYGAWCRDWGLVEAPVQVVEAAMAPGALGCAAASQVLRGWLFGDAPASGAAEGPDMAADIAAQAWSALQSALAGLAPEARESRDAAEAPAAWSGALAVLFPWGGKSWAWRLDGDCVQALLGRHEPPSSGCAARTGQGPATPRAALAPLDQALRGHRVAMHIHLQPLTLSLGQLQSLAVGDVIALDHPLAAPAAARLSAGGLEPAKPLCAAWLGQSGGHLAVELHPEAS
- a CDS encoding flagellar hook protein FlgE, with translation MIESIYVGMTGLSSFSRGLRVIANNTTNLNTPGFKSSSLRFSDAFYAGGGYAGRQFGQMGYGVSTMGTSMSFKSGELRQTGNGLDLAIDGQGMFMLKGADGSIRYTRAGQFQFNRDGTLVTQGTGAKVMGVGADGSPSEISIANLKTSAGKATAVAKFTGNLSSSGTDQTVSGVRVYDAAGGEHLLSVKLTNTNSTTPGSWKVELMDGSTLVGTSQLIFQDGKPTAATSKLSFTYTPAGQAAVPLTLDFSADVTSFASGTLSTLAFASQDGFAPAELSSASFDATGTLVLTYANGQTAKGARLSLGRFDTSDAVGAAGDNQFEALDGSAWHTGVAGGAFGSVRSGYIEISNVDLSQEFSDLVIMQRGYQASSQVISTANEMLQELFSMKSR
- a CDS encoding flagellar hook assembly protein FlgD gives rise to the protein MSINGISSATPSLRANALGQEDFMKILLTQLTYQDPMKPMDNQQFMAQMAQFTSLEQTQQLNSKIATLIGNQAALQSVGLIGRTVDVSSTSGTLTGTVVSLSLSGESPLITLRTSAGSTLQDISLSQILAVR
- a CDS encoding FliI/YscN family ATPase, which gives rise to MNARLPTPLAGFASYRDAVRDAELTRRIGWVRHMQGLAIESQGPDATVGELCRIQPRSGSADNGRTGSGVLAEVVGLSGDRLTLMPYGSLQGVAAGAEVVALGRRSDFGVGPGLLGRVIDGFGHALDGLPDPVAPLQRPLHARPLNPLQRPRIHQVLQTGVRSLDGLLTLGQGQRVGIFAGSGVGKSTLLGMIARHVSADVNVIALIGERGREVKEFIDKQLGEGLKRSVVVVATSDQPALARIRAAHAAVTIAEYFRDAGQQVLLTMDSVTRLAMARREVGLAAGEPPTARGYTPSVFAELPQLCERCGTAPSGGAITALLTVLVEGDDMNEPIADSLRSILDGHVVLSRDIAHEGRYPAIDVLRSASRLLPDLATAEERELVSDAVRHLALLHRNRQLVDIGAYEKGANPELDQALALAPGLQAWLCQQEGGVPRAEGLRALRALLWPDRPLAATPVPSAPTARPAAPATQNMPHKFSYSLGAAAKGGRQ
- a CDS encoding FliH/SctL family protein encodes the protein MSDDVKILRSAAWHGQAVAVGRPRGAGAGHGVAEAAVSAPRHTATHGLAAGPDRAAMPSAATPDGVPDGFPAAEVPAQDLARLQAQWKEEGRRAGHAQGLAEGRRMVDEDIQARAEVLARDVVAGQVREAMEQLRASEQAQKHGEAQERQSAAQEVARRTERLEQLGGQLAQEWVRFLQGAEDDMLDIVFEAVCRIAGDRAVTRDGARELLARSLEAWHGRHPLSVHLHPDDAAMLREDAATLEVLASRGFDAGRESVRWVADPEVRMGGCLLRSAEGALDARLERQLQALAARLAETRAGRRQQAAGADGIAGGEAA